From Vitis vinifera cultivar Pinot Noir 40024 chromosome 3, ASM3070453v1, the proteins below share one genomic window:
- the LOC132253548 gene encoding disease resistance protein RPP13-like, translated as MGGIGKTTLAKKVYTHTEVVQHFPDCRAWAYVSQDCRPIEVYMQIINQVSTPTKEQVEMMEKFQENQLGDFRHDHLKGKRYLIVLDDVWSHADWDCLARVSSSNSDCLGNVFPDGGKSSRLLLTT; from the coding sequence ATGGGCGGCATAGGCAAAACCACCCTTGCCAAGAAAGTCTATACTCATACAGAAGTTGTGCAGCACTTTCCAGATTGTCGTGCCTGGGCTTATGTATCCCAAGATTGTAGACCTATAGAGGTTTATATGCAAATTATTAACCAGGTTTCTACACCAACTAAAGAGCAGGTAGAGATGATGGAGAAATTTCAAGAGAACCAGTTGGGGGATTTCCGTCATGATCATTTGAAGGGGAAAAGATATTTGATAGTTCTAGATGATGTCTGGAGCCATGCCGATTGGGATTGTCTTGCAAGAGTGAGCAGCAGCAATTCTGATTGCCTTGGAAATGTGTTCCCTGATGGGGGTAAGAGCAGCAGATTACTTCTTACAACTTGA
- the LOC109121494 gene encoding putative disease resistance protein At1g50180, giving the protein MAESAVSFAVERIGDALLQKAIFLKGVHEQVDRMQRELKRMQCFLKDADAKQQEDERVRHWVSEIRDVAYDAEDAIDAFIFNVESGRTKFFPCRMFKKLVSSCKVGKEIEAIQIKIQDISKSRETYGINSIGEAISQAGQRLQKLRYISPLVKEEIIVGLKEDTDKLVEELVKGDERRRAVSMVGMGGIGKTTLAKKVYNDSRVMDHFRFCRAWAYVSQDCRPRDVFQNILNQIPYNPTGDEARKIEKMQEHEFGDFLHELLKEQRFLVVLDDVWESDDWERLAKAFPKESNGSRLLLTTRKNDVALQADAQSVPYEVQLLSEAESWKLFCRSAIPGNFTEICPPELKELGEKMVKKCAGLPLAIVVLGGLLSSKKQLPTMWEEVFNKLRAHFAESNGVDAILSLIANRLFYA; this is encoded by the coding sequence ATGGCCGAGTCTGCAGTTTCCTTCGCTGTCGAAAGAATTGGCGACGCACTCCTTCAAAAAGCAATTTTCTTGAAAGGGGTGCATGAGCAAGTCGATCGGATGCAGAGAGAGCTGAAGCGGATGCAATGCTTCTTGAAAGATGCGGATGCAAAGCAGCAAGAAGATGAGAGGGTGCGCCACTGGGTTTCTGAGATCCGGGATGTTGCTTATGATGCTGAGGACGCTATAGATGCCTTTATCTTCAATGTAGAGTCTGGAAGGACAAAGTTCTTCCCCTGCCGCATGTTCAAAAAGCTGGTGAGTTCTTGTAAGGTTGGCAAGGAAATTGAAGCCATCCAAATTAAGATCCAGGACATCTCGAAGAGTCGGGAAACGTACGGAATCAATAGCATTGGAGAAGCAATTAGCCAAGCAGGTCAGAGGCTACAAAAGCTAAGATATATCTCTCCTCTTGTAAAAGAAGAGATTATTGTGGGCCTCAAGGAAGACACTGATAAGCTCGTGGAGGAGCTTGTGAAAGGGGATGAAAGACGCCGTGCCGTTTCTATGGTAGGAATGGGTGGCATAGGCAAAACTACTCTAGCCAAAAAAGTCTACAACGATAGCCGAGTCATGGATCATTTTCGGTTTTGTCGTGCCTGGGCTTATGTATCCCAAGATTGTAGACCCAGAGACGTTTTCCAGAATATCCTAAACCAAATTCCCTATAACCCAACTGGAGATGAAGCAAGGAAGATAGAGAAAATGCAAGAGCACGAGTTCGGGGATTTCCTTCACGAGCTTCTGAAGGAGCAAAGATTTTTGGTAGTTTTGGATGACGTATGGGAAAGTGACGATTGGGAACGTCTTGCAAAGGCGTTCCCAAAGGAGAGCAATGGCAGCAGATTACTTCTTACAACTAGAAAGAACGATGTTGCTTTGCAAGCAGATGCTCAAAGTGTTCCCTACGAAGTGCAACTTCTCTCAGAAGCAGAGAGTTGGAAGTTGTTTTGTAGAAGTGCAATCCCTGGCAATTTTACCGAGATTTGTCCTCCAGAGTTAAAGGAACTTGGGGAAAAGATGGTGAAGAAATGTGCTGGTTTACCATTGGCTATTGTTGTATTGGGAGGCTTGTTGTCATCCAAAAAGCAGTTGCCGACTATGTGGGAAGAAGTGTTCAACAAACTCCGGGCGCACTTCGCAGAAAGCAATGGAGTAGATGCAATATTGAGCTTAATAGCCAATCGCCTTTTTTATGCATAA
- the LOC132253549 gene encoding putative disease resistance protein At1g50180: MATEVVVSFAIKRFGDMLIQEAIFLKGVRGKVERLKKDLGAMKCFLEEAEIKQEEDLRVRNWVSEIRDAVYDVEDIIDMFILNAESLRTDYFHKRVFKKLINRHKVGKKIEDIQLTLQYISNRREALGIKNIGEGTSGSGQMLQDLRRSSPRAEERVIVGLTQEADKLVKQLTVGDQRRRVISMVGMGGIGKTTLAKKVYNHEKIVKHFPDCRAWIYVSQDCRPREAYMQIINQVSAPTKEQAEMIEKYGENELGDFLHDHLKEKRYLIVLDDVWTCADWDFLAKVSSNDPDCPGNVFPDGSNGSRLLLTTRYKDVALHADARTIPHEMRLLSKQQSWNLFFRKAFLDTDSERYPPDLKELGEEMVDKCNGLPLAIVVLGGLLSRNMSHTEWKQVHDNISAYLAKEGQMGVMAMLNLSYIDLPHYLKPCFLHLSHFPEDYLISSRKLLLLWTAEGFVPEQDDGRMKDMAEVYLNELSNRNLIQVVRRSVNARVTKCQVCAATGQTSASCRKAVEGLAAFLEYYKWYCPVNAASDKIVSSVASVIGSNSSELPKQMQGPDFAVIVNSVTSKKVAALITLTEALRTNCLLKRAFKKLMSLYDVGKKIEAIQHSLQDISKRREALVIKNVGDGTSHSAQMLQDLRRSSPHAEEHVIVGLKEEADN; this comes from the exons ATGGCGACAGAGGTTGTGGTTTCCTTTGCGATTAAAAGGTTCGGTGACATGCTCATTCAAGAAGCAATTTTCTTGAAGGGGGTACGGGGGAAAGTCGAGAGGCTGAAGAAAGATCTAGGGGCCATGAAATGCTTCTTGGAAGAAGCGGAGATAAAGCAAGAAGAAGATTTAAGAGTGCGCAACTGGGTTTCTGAAATCCGTGATGCGGTTTATGATGTTGAGGACATCATAGACATGTTCATCCTGAATGCAGAGTCCCTGAGAACAGACTACTTTCACAAGCGTGTCTTCAAGAAGTTGATAAACCGCCATAAGGTTGGCAAGAAAATTGAAGACATCCAACTTACCCTCCAATACATCTCAAATAGGCGGGAGGCTCTcggaataaaaaatattggagaAGGAACAAGCGGTTCGGGTCAAATGTTGCAGGATCTAAGACGCTCCTCTCCTCGTGCAGAAGAACGTGTCATCGTGGGCCTTACACAGGAGGCAGATAAGCTAGTGAAGCAGCTCACCGTAGGAGACCAAAGGCGCCGCGTGATTTCTATGGTAGGAATGGGCGGCATAGGCAAAACCACCCTTGCCAAGAAGGTCTATAATcatgaaaaaattgtgaaacactTTCCAGATTGTCGTGCCTGGATTTATGTATCCCAAGATTGTAGACCCAGAGAGGCTTATATGCAAATTATTAACCAGGTTTCTGCACCAACTAAAGAGCAAGCAGAAATGATAGAGAAGTATGGAGAGAACGAGTTGGGGGATTTCCTTCATGATCATTTGAAGGAGAAAAGATATTTGATAGTTCTGGATGACGTATGGACCTGTGCCGATTGGGATTTTCTTGCAAAAGTGAGCAGCAACGATCCTGATTGCCCTGGAAATGTTTTTCCCGATGGGAGTAACGGCAGCAGATTACTTCTTACAACTCGATATAAGGATGTTGCTTTGCATGCAGATGCTCGAACTATTCCCCATGAAATGCGGCTTCTATCCAAACAACAGAGCTGGAACTTGTTTTTTCGGAAGGCGTTCCTTGATACTGATAGCGAGAGATATCCTCCAGATTTGAAGGAACTTGGGGAAGAGATGGTGGACAAATGTAATGGTTTGCCATTGGCCATCGTTGTATTGGGGGGTTTGCTGTCAAGAAATATGTCACATACAGAATGGAAGCAAGTGCATGATAACATTAGTGCATACCTTGCTAAAGAAGGCCAAATGGGAGTAATGGCAATGCTAAACCTGAGCTACATCGACTTGCCCCATTACTTGAAACCGTGCTTTCTTCATTTAAGCCACTTCCCAGAAGATTATTTGATCTCCTCAAGAAAACTGCTCCTTTTATGGACTGCTGAGGGTTTTGTGCCAGAACAAGATGACGGAAGAATGAAAGACATGGCTGAGGTTTACTTGAATGAGTTAAGCAATAGAAATTTGATTCAAGTAGTGAGAAGGAGTGTTAATGCAAGGGTTACGAAATGTCAG GTATGTGCTGCAACAGGTCAAACATCAGCGAGCTGTAGGAAGGCTGTCGAAGGGTTAGCTGCCTTTCTAGAATACTATAAGTG GTACTGTCCAGTGAATGCTGCATCTGATAAAATCGTCTCTTCTGTAGCTTCAGTGATTGGGAGCAATTCTTCAGAGCTTCCCAAACAAA TGCAGGGTCCTGATTTTGCTGTGATTGTCAATTCTGTAACATCCAAGAAAGTTGCTGCTTTGATCACTCTCACTG AGGCCCTGAGAACAAACTGCCTTCTCAAGCGTGCCTTCAAAAAGTTGATGAGCCTCTACGATGTTGGCAAGAAAATTGAAGCCATCCAACATAGCCTCCAAGACATCTCAAAGAGGCGGGAAGCTCTCGTAATAAAAAATGTTGGAGACGGAACAAGCCATTCAGCTCAGATGCTGCAGGATCTTAGACGGTCCTCTCCTCATGCAGAAGAACATGTTATTGTGGGCCTGAAAGAAGAAGCAGATAATTAA
- the LOC100852849 gene encoding disease resistance protein RPP13-like: MAESAVSFAVERIGDALLQKAIFLKGVHEQVDRMQRELKRMQCFLKDADAKQQEDERVRHWVSEIQDVAYDAEDAIDAFIFNVESGRTKFFPCRMFKKLVSSCKVGKEIEAIQIKIQDISKSRETYGINSIGEATSQAGQRLQKLRYISPLVKEEIIVGLKEDTDKLVEQLVKGDERRRAVSIVGMGGIGKTTLAKKVYNDSQVMGYFRFCRAWAYVSQDCRPRDVFQNILNQIPYKPNEDEAKKIEKMQEHEFGDFLHERLKEKRFLVVLDDIWESDDWKCLAKAFPEENNGSRLLLTTRNKNVALQADAQSVPYEVKLLSEEESWKLFCRSAIPGNVTESCPPELKELGEKMVKKCAGLPLAIVVLGGLLSSRTQLLTVWEEVFNKLRAHFAVSNGVDAILSLSYIDLPHNLKSCFLYLGLFPEDKVISKRRLLLLWIAEGFITQQDEQRLEDTAEDYLNQLINRNLVQVVSVSVNERVTRCRIHDLVRDLCIKKAKEQNFFEIKNDIVSPSSTSSSLPSTKSRRLGIYLDFKRYASKQNSTSYVRSLLFFGDRPLSSNFIYKYFKLLRVLDLEAVGIISQPNSLGKLVHLRYLTLKRVENFNDPYLLSFLGKLKGLQTLGVEFSTEVPILIQKMENLRYLFLSYYKKVGKPLQIDTLRNLQTLSGIYFSDWQQNDTSEFTSLRKLKIEVDDVTVAEFSNSIAKLANLRSLYLEAVSPNFIPCFVMNSWLHLSKLLLKGSIPMLPKADEFPPSLTQLTLENIRLGHGHMMILEKLPKLLIFRLRRMSKYLEEEMQVSADGFPQLKILQLSGLRTSPRLLIINKGGMPKLTHLQIFECYFNIDGLGELLHLRKVDVNVAYHRWISSLPYPSEWHKIRSKTEEGKEGHIIWHFYR; this comes from the exons ATGGCCGAGTCTGCAGTTTCCTTCGCTGTCGAAAGGATTGGTGACGCACTCCTTCAAAAAGCAATTTTCTTGAAAGGGGTGCATGAGCAAGTCGATCGGATGCAGAGAGAGCTGAAGCGGATGCAATGCTTCTTGAAAGATGCGGATGCAAAGCAGCAAGAAGATGAGAGGGTGCGCCACTGGGTTTCTGAGATCCAGGATGTTGCTTATGATGCTGAGGACGCTATAGATGCCTTTATCTTCAATGTAGAGTCTGGAAGGACAAAGTTCTTCCCCTGCCGCATGTTCAAAAAGCTGGTGAGTTCTTGTAAGGTTGGCAAGGAAATTGAAGCCATCCAAATTAAGATCCAGGACATCTCGAAGAGTCGGGAAACGTACGGAATCAATAGCATTGGAGAAGCAACTAGTCAAGCAGGTCAGAGGCTACAAAAGCTAAGATATATCTCTCCTCTTGTAAAAGAAGAGATTATTGTGGGCCTCAAGGAAGACACTGATAAGCTCGTGGAGCAGCTTGTGAAAGGGGATGAAAGACGCCGTGCCGTTTCTATAGTAGGAATGGGCGGCATAGGCAAAACTACTCTTGCCAAAAAAGTCTACAACGATAGCCAAGTCATGGGTTATTTTCGGTTTTGTCGTGCCTGGGCTTATGTATCCCAAGATTGTAGACCCAGAGACGTTTTCCAGAATATTCTAAACCAAATTCCCTATAAACCAAATGAAGATGAAGCAAAGAAGATAGAGAAAATGCAAGAGCACGAGTTCGGGGATTTCCTTCACGAGCGTCTGAAGGAGAAAAGATTTTTGGTAGTTTTGGATGACATATGGGAAAGTGACGATTGGAAATGCCTTGCAAAGGCGTTCCCAGAGGAGAACAATGGCAGCAGATTACTTCTTACAACTAGAAACAAGAATGTTGCTTTGCAAGCAGATGCTCAAAGTGTTCCCTACGAAGTGAAACTTCTCTCCGAAGAAGAGAGTTGGAAGTTGTTTTGTAGAAGTGCAATCCCTGGCAATGTTACCGAGAGTTGTCCTCCAGAGTTAAAGGAACTTGGGGAAAAGATGGTGAAGAAATGCGCTGGTTTACCATTGGCTATTGTTGTATTGGGAGGCTTGCTATCATCCAGAACGCAGTTACTGACTGTGTGGGAAGAAGTGTTCAACAAACTCCGGGCGCACTTCGCAGTAAGCAATGGAGTAGATGCAATATTGAGCTTAAGCTACATCGATCTGCCCCACAACTTGAAATCCTGCTTTCTTTATCTAGGCCTCTTTCCAGAAGATAAGGTTATCTCCAAGAGACGTTTACTCCTTCTATGGATTGCGGAGGGTTTTATTACACAACAAGATGAACAGAGACTGGAGGACACCGCTGAGGATTATTTGAATCAGTTAATCAACAGAAACTTGGTTCAAGTGGTGTCAGTGAGTGTTAATGAGAGAGTCACACGATGTCGGATTCATGATCTAGTACGGGATTTATGCATAAAAAAGGCGAAGGAGCAAAACTTTTTTGAGATTAAAAATGACATAGTTTCTCCTTCCTCAACTAGTTCATCTCTCCCTTCAACCAAATCCCGTCGACTAGGTATCTATTTAGACTTCAAGAGGTATGCTTCCAAACAAAATTCAACTTCATACGTTCGTTCTCTCCTCTTTTTTGGAGACCGACCTCTatcctcaaattttatttataagtattTCAAATTGCTTAGAGTGTTGGACTTGGAAGCAGTAGGTATCATAAGCCAACCAAATTCACTTGGGAAACTAGTTCATTTAAGATACTTGACATTAAAGAGGGTTGAAAATTTCAATGACCCATACCTTTTGAGCTTCTTAGGTAAGTTAAAAGGTTTACAAACTCTGGGTGTAGAATTTTCCACAGAAGTACCAATTCTGatacaaaaaatggaaaatctaCGATACCTTTTCCTCTCGTATTATAAAAAAGTTGGCAAACCATTACAAATTGATACCCTGAGAAATCTTCAAACTCTCTCAGGCATATATTTTAGTGATTGGCAACAAAATGACACAAGCGAGTTCACTAGCCTtcgaaaattgaaaatagaagtGGATGATGTGACAGTGGCTGAGTTTTCAAACTCCATTGCTAAGCTTGCGAATCTTCGCTCCTTGTATCTTGAGGCAGTATCACCTAACTTTATTCCATGCTTTGTCATGAATTCTTGGCTTCATCTATCTAAGTTGCTGTTGAAAGGATCAATACCGATGTTACCTAAAGCAGATGAGTTCCCGCCAAGTTTAACACAATTGACGTTGGAAAATATTAGGCTAGGCCATGGCCATATGATGATTTTAGAGAAGTTGCCAAAATTGTTGATTTTCAGATTAAGAAGAATGTCCAAATACCTTGAAGAGGAAATGCAAGTATCTGCAGATGGCTTTCCTCAACTCAAAATCCTTCAACTTTCTGGCTTACGAACATCACCAAGGTTGTTGATTATAAATAAGGGTGGCATGCCAAAACTTACTCACTTGCAGATTTTTGAATGTTACTTCAACATCGATGGACTTGGTGAGCTCTTACATCTAAGGAAGGTAGATGTCAATGTTGCATATCATCGTTGGATTTCTTCCTTGCCATATCCTTCTGAATGGCATAAAATTAGAAG CAAGACAGAAGAGGGAAAAGAAGGCCACATTATATGGCATTTTTACCGTTGA
- the LOC100241898 gene encoding putative disease resistance protein At1g50180 yields the protein MATEAVVSFAVERFGDMLIQEAIFLKGVRGKVERLNKDLGAMKCFLEEAEKKQEEDVRVRNWVSEIRDAVYDVEDTIDMFILNAESLRTDYFLKGVFKKLINRHKVGKKIEDIQLTLQDISNRREALGIKNIGEGTSGSGQMLRDLRRSSPRAEELVIVGLTQEADKLVKQLTVGDQRRRVISLVGMGGIGKSTLAKKVYNHEQIVEHFPDCRAWIYVSQDCRPREVYMQIINQVSAPTKEQAEMIEKYGENELGDFLHDHLKEKRYLIVLDDVWRCADWDFIAKVSSNDPDCLGNVFPDGSNGSRLLLTTRYKDVALHADARTIPREMRLLSKKQRWDLFCRKAFLDADSESYPPDLKELGEEMVDKCNGLPLAIVVLGGLLSRNMSHTEWKKVHDNISAYLAKEGQMGVMAMLNLSYIDLPHYLKPCFLHLSLFPEDYVISSRKLLLLWTAEGFVPEQNERRMKDMAEVYLNELINRNLIQVVRMSVNARVTKCRVHDLV from the coding sequence ATGGCGACAGAGGCTGTGGTTTCCTTTGCGGTTGAAAGGTTTGGTGACATGCTCATTCAAGAAGCAATTTTCTTGAAGGGGGTACGGGGGAAAGTCGAGAGGCTGAATAAAGATCTAGGGGCCATGAAATGCTTCTTGGAAGAAGCGGAGAAGAAGCAAGAAGAAGATGTAAGAGTGCGCAACTGGGTTTCTGAAATCCGTGATGCGGTTTATGATGTTGAGGACACCATAGACATGTTCATCCTGAATGCAGAATCCCTGAGAACAGACTACTTTCTCAAGGGTGTCTTCAAGAAGTTGATAAACCGCCATAAGGTTGGCAAGAAAATTGAAGACATCCAACTTACCCTCCAGGACATCTCAAATAGGCGGGAGGCTCTcggaataaaaaatattggagaAGGAACAAGCGGTTCGGGTCAAATGTTGCGGGATCTAAGACGCTCCTCTCCTCGTGCAGAAGAACTTGTCATCGTGGGCCTTACACAGGAGGCAGATAAGCTAGTGAAGCAGCTCACCGTAGGAGACCAAAGGCGCCGCGTGATTTCTTTGGTAGGAATGGGCGGCATAGGCAAAAGCACCCTTGCCAAGAAGGTCTATAATCATGAACAAATTGTGGAACACTTTCCAGATTGTCGTGCCTGGATTTATGTATCCCAAGATTGTAGACCCAGAGAGGTTTATATGCAAATTATTAACCAGGTTTCTGCACCAACTAAAGAACAAGCAGAAATGATAGAGAAGTATGGAGAGAACGAGTTGGGGGATTTCCTTCATGATCATTTGAAGGAGAAAAGATATTTGATAGTTCTGGATGATGTATGGAGGTGTGCCGATTGGGATTTTATTGCAAAAGTGAGCAGCAACGATCCTGATTGCCTTGGAAATGTTTTTCCCGATGGGAGTAACGGCAGCAGATTACTTCTTACAACTCGATATAAGGATGTTGCTTTGCATGCAGATGCTCGAACTATTCCCCGTGAAATGAGGCTTCTTTCGAAAAAACAGAGATGGGACTTGTTTTGTCGGAAGGCGTTCCTTGATGCTGATAGCGAGAGCTATCCTCCAGATTTGAAGGAACTTGGGGAAGAGATGGTGGACAAATGTAATGGCTTGCCATTGGCCATCGTTGTATTGGGGGGTTTGCTGTCAAGAAATATGTCACATACAGAATGGAAGAAGGTGCACGATAACATTAGTGCATACCTTGCTAAAGAAGGCCAAATGGGAGTAATGGCAATGCTAAACCTGAGCTACATCGACTTGCCCCATTACTTGAAACCGTGCTTTCTTCATTTAAGCCTCTTCCCAGAAGATTATGTGATCTCCTCGAGAAAACTGCTCCTTTTATGGACTGCTGAGGGTTTTGTGCCAGAACAAAATGAACGAAGAATGAAAGACATGGCTGAGGTTTACTTGAATGAGTTAATCAATAGAAATTTGATTCAAGTAGTGAGAATGAGTGTTAATGCAAGGGTTACGAAATGTCGGGTTCATGACCTTGTATGA
- the LOC104878768 gene encoding putative disease resistance protein At1g50180: MKLRQSSPRIEDQGIVGLQNDTIQLVERLLRKDQRRTVVSIVGMGGIGKTTLAKKVYNDRRVVNHFQYCRAWVYVSLDCKPRDIFQRIINQISLSSECEAERTEKLQEDELRDFLHDYLKEKRYFVVFDDLWKSEDWKYVPNAFPRERNGSRLLLTTRNKDVALHADPLSVQHTIQLLSANESWRLFCRTAFPGDDPESCPPELSGCYSS; this comes from the coding sequence ATGAAGCTCAGGCAATCATCTCCTCGAATAGAGGATCAGGGTATCGTCGGCCTCCAGAATGATACAATTCAGCTAGTGGAGCGGCTGCTGAGAAAGGACCAAAGGCGAACTGTGGTTTCAATTGTGGGAATGGGAGGGATAGGCAAAACTACTCTTGCCAAGAAAGTCTATAACGATAGAAGAGTGGTGAATCATTTTCAGTATTGTCGAGCTTGGGTATATGTGTCTCTAGACTGTAAACCCAGAGACATTTTTCAGAGAATTATAAACCAAATTTCTTTGTCAAGTGAATGTGAGGCGGAGAGGACCGAGAAATTGCAAGAGGATGAGCTGCGGGATTTCCTCCATGACTATCTGAAGGAGAAAAGATACTTCGTAGTTTTTGATGATTTATGGAAGAGTGAAGATTGGAAATATGTTCCAAATGCGTTTCCTAGGGAGAGAAATGGCAGCAGGTTACTTCTCACAACTCGAAATAAGGATGTTGCTCTGCATGCTGATCCCCTAAGTGTTCAGCATACAATTCAACTTCTTTCTGCAAACGAGAGCTGGAGGCTGTTTTGTAGGACTGCATTCCCAGGAGATGACCCTGAGAGTTGTCCTCCAGAGTTAAGTGGATGCTATTCTTCTTGA
- the LOC104878485 gene encoding probable disease resistance RPP8-like protein 4, with protein MNSWLHLSKLLRAGYIPMLPEAHEFPPSLTQLTLERAKLNYGHMMILEKLPKLLIFRLRFGAKYLEEEMQVSANGFPQLKILQLSGLRESPRLLIINKGGMPKLTHLQIFGCDFNINGLGELLHLRKVDVNACHRWISSLPYASEWHKIRSETEEGEIIWHFYR; from the exons ATGAATTCTTGGCTTCATCTATCTAAGCTGCTGAGGGCAGGATACATACCGATGTTACCTGAAGCACATGAGTTCCCGCCAAGTTTAACACAATTGACCTTGGAACGTGCTAAACTAAACTATGGCCACATGATGATTTTGGAGAAGCTGCCAAAATTGTTGATTTTCAGATTAAGATTCGGGGCCAAATACCTTGAAGAGGAAATGCAAGTATCTGCAAATGGCTTTCCTCAACTCAAAATCCTTCAACTTTCTGGCTTACGAGAATCACCAAGGTTGTTGATTATAAATAAGGGTGGCATGCCAAAACTTACTCACTTGCAGATTTTTGGATGTGACTTCAACATCAATGGACTTGGTGAGCTCTTACATCTGAGGAAGGTAGATGTCAATGCATGTCATCGTTGGATTTCTTCCTTGCCATATGCTTCTGAATGGCATAAAATTAGAAG CGAGACAGAAGAAGGCGAAATTATATGGCATTTTTACCGCTGA